One window from the genome of Cryobacterium sp. GrIS_2_6 encodes:
- a CDS encoding IS110 family transposase, with protein MSTVADTYKYVIGVDTHAKTHTYAVVAAATGAVIDTASFPTTDAGTARAIAWIERRSDGQQLAAVEGTGSYGATVTRALTTAGIRVCEVKPPKRQARDGHGKTDQIDAVAAARTALGTDATALILPRADGLRSALRVLLVARHSIDSQRTSDRSDRNALLRIINLGLDVRAPLTNTQVDIIAAWRDRSSDDTAAAVARSEARRLASAIHQRTHELETNHAALSKHVDELAPGIQDIPGVGPFTAAIILTAYSHQGRVRSEAAFAALAGVSPIPASSGNTTRHRLNRHGDRQLNRALHIIARCRMITDPTTKSYVDRRTAEGKTRREIHRCLKRFIARSIYRSLATLTA; from the coding sequence GTGAGCACCGTGGCTGACACATACAAATACGTCATCGGCGTGGATACCCACGCCAAAACGCACACCTACGCAGTCGTTGCTGCCGCTACTGGCGCAGTCATTGACACCGCTTCATTTCCCACCACCGACGCTGGCACCGCCCGCGCGATCGCATGGATTGAGCGACGCTCGGATGGGCAGCAGCTTGCCGCTGTCGAGGGCACCGGCTCCTACGGAGCCACCGTGACTCGCGCTCTCACCACCGCGGGGATCCGCGTCTGCGAGGTCAAACCACCCAAACGGCAGGCCCGGGATGGTCACGGCAAAACCGACCAAATCGATGCCGTGGCTGCCGCCCGCACCGCGCTTGGCACCGATGCAACCGCGCTGATTCTGCCGCGCGCCGACGGGCTTCGCAGCGCCCTTCGAGTTCTGCTCGTCGCGAGACACAGTATCGATTCCCAACGCACCAGCGACCGCAGCGACCGCAACGCGCTCCTGCGGATAATCAACCTGGGCCTCGACGTCCGCGCACCCCTGACCAACACTCAAGTCGACATCATCGCCGCATGGCGCGATCGCTCCAGCGATGACACTGCCGCTGCCGTCGCCCGATCTGAAGCCCGCAGGCTCGCCTCCGCGATCCACCAGCGCACTCACGAGTTGGAAACGAATCACGCGGCCCTGTCAAAGCACGTCGACGAACTCGCTCCAGGCATCCAGGACATCCCCGGTGTCGGACCGTTCACGGCCGCTATCATCCTGACCGCTTATTCCCACCAAGGCAGAGTGCGCTCGGAAGCCGCCTTCGCGGCGTTGGCTGGCGTTAGCCCAATTCCGGCATCATCAGGAAATACGACCCGGCATCGCCTCAACCGCCACGGCGACCGTCAACTGAACCGAGCGCTCCACATCATTGCCCGCTGCCGCATGATCACCGACCCCACGACGAAAAGCTACGTTGACAGAAGAACCGCCGAAGGCAAGACCCGGCGAGAGATCCACCGCTGCCTCAAACGATTCATCGCCCGCAGCATCTATCGCTCACTGGCGACCCTTACTGCTTGA
- a CDS encoding IS256 family transposase, with the protein MALNQSALLDLLGELKLTDVTDRIRVATETLYQELIDAEATAFIGAAPFERSGDRTTHRNGTRARTLSTTAGDLDLKIPKLRAGSFFPALLERRRRVDQALFAVVMEAYVHGVSTRKVDDLVKALGADTGISKSEVSRICAGLDAEVAEFRDRTLAAQDFPYVFLDATYCKARVGHRIVSQAIVVAVGVAADGRREVLGFDVGDSENEGFWTSFLRSLKTRGLDGVKLVMSDAHTGLKKAIGTVFQGAGWQRCRVHFMRNVLAVIPKGSQDMVASIIRTIFAQPDREHIEKQFLEVTTMLSRSHPKVAAMLVDAQPDLLAFAAFPRRHWRQIWSTNPLERVNKEIKRRTDVVGVFPNAAALLRLAGSVLIEQHDEWEAGERRYFSEASMLELVTMNNPIEVIDEAVILPELAAA; encoded by the coding sequence ATGGCTCTAAACCAGTCTGCCCTGCTCGACCTCCTCGGAGAACTCAAACTCACCGACGTCACCGACCGAATCCGCGTCGCGACCGAAACTCTCTACCAAGAACTCATCGACGCGGAAGCGACCGCGTTCATCGGCGCCGCCCCATTCGAACGCTCCGGCGACCGCACCACCCACCGCAACGGCACCCGAGCGCGCACCCTCAGCACGACCGCCGGGGACCTCGACCTGAAGATCCCGAAGCTGCGCGCCGGGTCCTTCTTCCCGGCCCTGCTCGAGCGTCGCCGGCGGGTGGACCAAGCCCTGTTCGCGGTCGTGATGGAGGCCTACGTCCACGGCGTCTCGACCCGGAAAGTCGACGACCTGGTCAAGGCCCTCGGCGCGGACACCGGGATCTCCAAGTCGGAAGTGTCCCGGATCTGCGCGGGCCTGGACGCTGAGGTGGCCGAGTTCCGCGACCGCACCCTCGCCGCGCAGGACTTCCCCTACGTGTTCCTCGACGCCACCTACTGCAAGGCCCGCGTCGGCCACCGGATCGTGTCCCAGGCCATCGTCGTCGCGGTCGGGGTGGCCGCTGACGGACGCCGGGAAGTCCTCGGCTTCGACGTCGGTGACAGCGAGAACGAGGGCTTCTGGACGTCGTTCCTGCGATCGCTCAAGACCCGCGGGCTCGACGGGGTCAAGCTAGTCATGTCTGACGCGCACACCGGCCTGAAGAAGGCCATCGGCACCGTGTTCCAGGGCGCCGGCTGGCAGAGATGCCGGGTGCACTTCATGCGCAACGTGCTCGCGGTGATCCCGAAGGGATCCCAGGACATGGTCGCCTCGATCATCCGCACCATCTTCGCCCAGCCCGACCGTGAGCACATCGAGAAGCAGTTCCTCGAGGTCACGACGATGCTCAGCCGCTCGCACCCGAAGGTCGCGGCGATGCTCGTCGACGCGCAACCCGACCTACTCGCCTTCGCCGCGTTCCCGCGGCGGCACTGGCGCCAGATCTGGTCCACGAACCCGCTCGAACGAGTGAACAAGGAGATCAAACGCCGCACCGACGTCGTCGGCGTCTTCCCCAACGCCGCAGCCCTGCTGCGCCTAGCCGGGTCTGTCCTGATCGAGCAGCACGACGAGTGGGAGGCCGGCGAACGACGCTACTTCTCCGAAGCATCCATGCTCGAGCTGGTTACCATGAACAACCCCATCGAGGTCATCGACGAGGCGGTGATCCTCCCCGAACTCGCCGCCGCCTAA